The following DNA comes from Brienomyrus brachyistius isolate T26 chromosome 16, BBRACH_0.4, whole genome shotgun sequence.
TCCTTGAAATCAGGTCTGCAAGATGTGTAGAACATTCTCCCCACTTTGCTAGCATATGAAACAGAGAGCTTCTTGGGAATTTTATAGTAGTGTGAGATTGAAAGGGTGATGGCAGAGAGGGACAGGTCCCACTGTTAACACTTTAGGAGAAAGATAAGCAgggtaagggaggggggggaatcACAAGCTAATTTAAATGGGGGGTCTTGACCGCTCCTCTGCCCCATTCATTGGGGGATATTTATGGCTGAGCACTTCCTACTCTCAGGACTCCCCACGTTGAGAACAGGGCATGGCTGCTGGGAAGGCAAAGGTGAACCAGGCCCTTGAGaataagaccccccccccatccaaaaaaaaaataattaaaaacgtTTTGTGGCACTGCAAAGCATCAGATACCAGATGCCTGTGGCATATGAGAGAGGGTACAGGGCGCGTAAATGGGGCAGCGGGAAGAAGATGTACCTTTCATCCACGCCGCACCTTCAGaagcacacatacacgcactcaTATGCTCATGCACCCTAAATAACTCACAGTGAGGCTGgctctggctgggggggggggggggcataaaggCAGAGAAGATAAATCTCCAGACTTGCGCAGGAATGAAAAGACAAGCCAGGCTCTTCTCACAGTCTTCCATTCACTCAAAGGGAAGGATAGATGGTTCTCAATCAGTCTTTAATGGTGGGCAATTTAACTTCCCCTGGCTGTGAATAAGGCCAGGCAATAACACATGCTCTGGGACAATGTAACAAAAAACAGGGGGTGGGAAGGGGGTGCAGAGAGAATTTGTAACCCGTTGTATTCGGCGGCGAGTGACCACATAGTGGGAGGAAGGATCCCACGAGACAGAGACCTTCATGAGCGAGAATAGGCACCATGTTCTACATGTACCTGCCCAGCTGAGCTTAACGGGGGATGTGTGGCTCAGCTTCATGGGACAGGGGTGGAGCTAGGAATCCTGGACCCCTGTCAAAATGTCTCCTTTGGCCCCCCTGCTCAATTTTGCATATAATTGAATGCGCTCAAGGACTCCTGTAAAGTGCTTGCCCCCCTGAATCTGCAACGGTATCTGTGGCCCTAACTGTGCCCCTGGCTTGGGATGATGTGctagtgatcggaaggtcgctggttcgaatgTAGCGGTCGACGGGCTGATTTCACAGTTGGGCTCTTTCAGCAGGACTCTTAACCCCCATTGCGCGAGGTGCTGGctgaccctaatcctaatcctaaccctaaccctaatcctaaccctaaccctaatcctaaccctaaccctaatcctgctTTCTCGATTGTACGTAGCTTTCAGGAAACGCATCAGCTAAATGTAGGAAGCTAAACTGCTGCCGTGgatggtgccccctgctggtgcctCAATCTGCTGAACTAGCAGATAACAGGGGTTTGTTTCACAGGCTTGGAATATTCCGGAAGTTTCAGTCATCAGCAAAGTATAAGAAACCGGTCCATGGTCTTTCTGGGATGTCACTGTCAGCAGGCTGCTCATTTAAATGGTAGGGTGGGGAACTTTATATGTAtcataaaaaaaacataataatatAATTACTCACTGATATATATAGGAAGCACTCTTTTCAACATTTAAtagttaatatttaattacCATCAGCAGGGGTGCCATGAAGAGGGGGAAGTTAGAACAATTCAGAAGCAAATTTGGGACACAATTGAATTGGTCTGGGTCAGGGTCCCCATAcggtatgctttcatggggcccaaaatctctagcagtgCCTCTGACTGTCAGGTCTCTGGGTGTCGACCCTTTATTGGTGCATAGTACAGGAtaataaatattacttgtgtgAAACCTTCGCATCCATTTCAGATCGGTCATTAAGTCAAGCATGTGCTCAGAAGCAGGAGTTTTCAGGTTATAACCTCTCTGACTCCTCTTGTGACCCTTTGTTTTTTCATCATATCTGACATGGCTGTGCcacccacccccctcctccctgccccccccaaatcaCTGTGTGGCCAGGATGCAAGAAACAAGAGCTGGAGCCGGGGGTTCGACGTGAGGGCCAGCGGCCGGCCGAACTGACTGAAGCCCCCGCATAGAGCAAACAAAGCCACCAGCGGCCGCCGGAGCGAGGGGAAGAAGGAGAGAGGGGCTTAAGTATGGCGATACAAAGGCGGGTAAACGGGGGAGTCCAGGCGAGGGGGGGGTCAGAGGGGGAGGCGTGGGGATAGGTaacagaagaaaaaataaataaaaattaaaaaggtAATCCCTTTGAGATGTTTCGAGACATAAAACAGCTATATGTAAATGAAAGCAATAGGATTTTTGTTGCACCCCCCTACTTTGATCTTGCGGTCTGAATCCAACACCCCCTCCCATCCGTCCTCCTGCTTCTTGCAAGGAAATCTAGGCCTTTTAAAGGGACCCTCCCTTAATAGCATGTACCTCTCCTTTTGTGCTCCCCAATGGGCAACATATTCTCTGCTTTACACGCAGCACTTGCCATTCACACATCCGCGGCTGTAATCCCCTTATTCCGAGATAGCAATTATTTGGAgtattttgttattattattgctattattcATGTCTATTCTGTCCAAGGGGCTGATTGCCTCCCTCTCTCGTGTCTTATCTGCAGTTTAAATAGCctgcctgcttttttttttcctccaaaagGTTCGAGTTTTTGCAGTGAAAACATACCCCCTctccatacccccccccaccccccccccccctttgatgAAAACACATTTTCTGGGTGTTTGAACATATTGTGAAGTGCAGGTAGGGTGTGTCACTGAAACACCCGGACAAGCCCTCCAACATAGAGGAAAGCATCAAGAATTCCATTAAAGATGGAGGAGAAGAGaagaaaaatcattttaaaaggcACTTATTTTAGGTCAGGGAATAATTGTGCCAGTGGGTTTTGATCTTGTCCACGTTGGGGGATGATTGGAGCAGGGATCAGGGGTAATATGCAAAATGAAAAGGCCCTGTTTCACTATTTGGGATCCCCAAGAGCCTGGGCCTTTCATTAAAGCAGAGTTATATCCCTGATCTGTATAGCCCAGCCCACAGGTTGAATTAATGCCACACACAGCTGTCTGGAAGAGAACAGCTACACCAAAAGCAAAAGTTGAGCCAGTGGGGTGTGTTGTCGCTGTATGAGGATAAACCTACAGAAAAGCACAGAGTCATCAGCCGGAAACACTGCCGACGTCCTTAACACCAGACTGTTCAAAAATAGCATTTATTTCTATGCGAACAATGTGAAACGGATTGCAGCAGACAGCACATGTATCATCTACTATAATTTTGTCACTTTTTCCAGTAGCACCAGTGAAACAAAACCAGTTAAATTTGATCgtgttaaaattttaaataaacattctCCATCTTGAAACAATTTTAATACCTATAAAGAAAAGCCTCGAAATTAATTAAAATCTAAAGAATGAATGAAGAGCAAAAAGCAATATTATAACCGTGGATCTATTTCTACAACAGTTCATTCGAAAGGCAGCGATCTAACTTGTGCAGGAATGAGTGCAGTGTTTTAGATTGTAAGCAAACTACTTTGAAATAAAGGTGTGTTAGGTGTAAATGCATGCATCATGTTAACATGTTTATTtatgtttctctcttttttacgCCTGAAGTCACTTTAAAAGTGGCCATCAGTTCTTCTTGAAAAACTAGACGAAAAcataatataacataacatgTTATTCTTGACATACTAAAAAAGTAAGTAGTTAATAACAGGTGCATTCTGGTTAGATGGGGTAAAGTTTATCTGCTAGAACAGGTGGCCGCAGTGATGAAAGAGAAGGGGTGTGGATTTTCTCAGTCACTTGGGGTACCTTGTTCCAGGGCTGGTATGAATGACGTGTGGAAGCTTACATGCTCCACAGGAGCAGAGCTGCCCCCCAGGTCCCTCTCCTGTAGACCACTGGGGTTGGATGAGAGTAGCTTCCTCTGTTGGCTGGAGTGGGACCGAGCTCTTGGTGGAGGTCAGCAGAGAGTCGGAAGTGAAGAGAAGCTGACCGGGGGTGGTGAGGAAGGGCCAGTTCCCCGCCAGGAGAAGCCGTGGGGTGACTCCCCCCAGGCCAACgcccctgcccacccccacaCCCATTCCCACACTCACCTCACCTAACAGCCGTCTCATCTCCTGCAGAGATGAGCCCAGGAGCAGGATGTAGTTCCGCGCCAAGATGAGGGTGGAGATTTTGGAGAGCCTGCGGCTATGGTGGGGGTGGTGCTGGGCAGCAGGAGATGAGTATGGCATCATCACCTCTCTCAGGGCATCCATGGCCATGTTCAGATCCTGCATTCGCTTTCTTTCCCTGCTGTTGATCCTTCGCCTCAGTTCCTGCTGTTCCTCTGGGTTCAGCTCCCTGGGGAGCTTTCCAGGCCTCTGTGGCCCTCTTCCAGCCCCCATGGCGCTCAACGCGGGTCCAGGAAGAAGCCCCATCCCCAGTGAGCTGACATCTCTGGGCAGGGCCTGTTGAGAAGCTCTGCCACCCAGAGGAGTGACTAAG
Coding sequences within:
- the olig1 gene encoding oligodendrocyte transcription factor 1; protein product: MNTSTSNSPSRRDSGLVTPLGGRASQQALPRDVSSLGMGLLPGPALSAMGAGRGPQRPGKLPRELNPEEQQELRRRINSRERKRMQDLNMAMDALREVMMPYSSPAAQHHPHHSRRLSKISTLILARNYILLLGSSLQEMRRLLGEVSVGMGVGVGRGVGLGGVTPRLLLAGNWPFLTTPGQLLFTSDSLLTSTKSSVPLQPTEEATLIQPQWSTGEGPGGQLCSCGACKLPHVIHTSPGTRYPK